The Mycobacterium riyadhense sequence GGCGCGCGACACCCCGGCCCGCTCCGCGATCTCATCGATGCGGACCTCGTCGTAAGGTCGCTTACCGAAGACCTCTGCCCCCAGGGCGAGCAGTTCGGCGCGTCGGTCCTCAGGGGATAACCGCCTCCTGGCTGTCGCCATAAGCAGTGATACTACTCACGCAAAATATGCGCCCCGCTAGAGCCGATGGTGGTGACCCGCTGTCGCCCCGCTTCGCGGCGCTGGCGATCACCACGAGGCCGATGGTGGTGACCCGCTGTCGCCCCGCTTCGCGGCGCTGGCGATCACCACGAGGCCGATGGTGGTGACCCGCTGTCGCCCCGCTTCGCGGCGCTGGCGATCACCACGAGGCCGATGGTGGTGACCCGCTGTCGCCCCGCTTCGCGGCGCTGGCGATCACCACGAGGCCGATGGTGGTGACCCGCTGTCGCCCCGCTTCGCGGCGCTGGCGATCACCACGAGGCCGATGCTCACCCGAACTTCACGCCTTGGGCCAGCGGCAGCTCGTTGGAGTAGTTGATGGTGTTGGTGGCGCGGCGCATGTAGGCCTTCCACGCGTCCGAACCGGACTCGCGGCCGCCGCCGGTTTGCTTCTCGCCGCCGAACGCGCCACCGATCTCCGCGCCCGACGTGCCGATGTTGACGTTGGCGATACCGCAGTCCGATCCGTCCAGAAAGCGTTGCGCCTCGCGCAGGTCTGTGGTGAACATCGACGATGAAAGCCCTTGTGGCACAGCGTTGTTGAGCGCTATAGCGGTATCGAGATCGTCGTAGGTCAGCACGTAGAGGATCGGTGCGAAGGTCTCGGTCGCCACGATGTCCGTTTGCGACGGCATGCGGACCACCGCAGGCGCGACGTAATACGCGCTCGGGTATGCGCTGGAGAAGCCGTCCTGGTGGCGTTGGCCGCCGAAGACCTCGCCGCCGTCGGCGCGCGCCTGTTCCAGGGCGCCCACCATGTCGCGATAGGCGGTTTCGTGGATGAGTGGCCCGACCAGTGTGGCCGGCGCCGACGGGTCGCCGATCGGCAGTTGCCGATACGCGGAGACGACGCGGTCGGTCACATCGTCGGCCACCGAGCGGTGCACGATCAGCCGGCGCAGGCTGGTGCAGCGCTGACCGGCGGTGCCGGCGGCGGCGAACACGATGGCGCGCGCCGCCAGCTCCAGGTCCGCCGACGGCGTCACAATGGCCGCGTTGTTGCCGCCCAGCTCCAGCAGCACCCGCCCGAAGCGCCGGGCCACGCGGGGACCGACCTGCGCACCCATCCGCACCGAACCGGTCGCCGACACCAACCCGATCCGCGGGTCGTCGACGAGCCGTTCGCCCAGGTCGCGCTCACCCAGGAGCAGACCGCTCACCGCGGGCGGAGCACCGACATCAGCGGCGGCGCGGGCCAACAGCGCCTGGCAGGCCAGGGCGGTCAGCGGTGTCAGCTCCGAGGGTTTCCACACCACCGCGTCGCCGCATACCAGCGCGATCGCGGCGTTCCAGGCCCAGACCGCCACCGGGAAGTTGAACGCGGTGATCACCCCGACGACACCGAGCGGATGCCAGGTCTCCAAGAGCTGATGGCCGGGCCGCTCCGAAGCGATGGTGCGTCCGTAGAGCTGGCGCGACAGGCCGACGGCGAACTGACAGACGTCGATCATTTCCTGAACTTCGCCCAGCGCCTCGGACGTGATCTTGCCGACCTCGACCGTCACCAACGTCGCGAGGTCGTCCCTGTGTGCGGTGAGCAGCTCGCCGAGCCGGGCCACCAGAGCCCCGCGCACCGGGGCCGGCGTGCTGCGCCATTGCGAAAACGCCTGGGCGGCAGCGGCGATCGTGTGGTCGGCCTGCTCCGGCGTGGTGGGTGCGACGGTGCACAGCACCTCCCCGGTGATCGGCGTGCTCGCGGGCAGCCCCTCCGAGCCCGGCTCGCCTAAGTCAGCGGCAACGCCGATCGCTTCGAAGGCCTTGAGCACCTGGGCGCGCAACTGATCGGTCATCCTGCTGCCTCCTCGTATAGCGCGTACGGGTCGTGGATCTCGGGGCACGTGACTGCCAATTCGTGAGCCTCATGTTGCGCCGTCGCTGCGATAGTCTCCGGCCATGGGTGAGACGCTCGACGATATCGACCGGATCCTGTTGCGCGAGCTGGTCGCCGACGGGCGTGCCACGCTGTCGGAACTGGCTGCCAGTGCTGGGCTGTCCGTCTCGGCGGTCCAATCGCGGGTGCGCAGACTGGAGTCCCGCGGGGTGGTGGCGGGGTATTCGGCGCGGATCAACCCGGAGGCGGTCGGGCACTTGCTGTCGGCGTTCGTGGCCATCACTCCTCTTGATCCGTCTCAACCCGATGATGCTCCCGCCCGCCTGGAACACATCCAGGAGATTGAGTCGTGCCAGTCGGTGGCCGGCGAAGAGAGCTACATCCTGCTGGTGCGCGTCGAGTCCGCGCGGGCGCTCGAAGATCTGTTGCAGCGGATCCGGACAACCGCGAACGTGCAAACACGCAGCACGATCATCTTGAACACTTTTTACAGTGATCGGCAGCATATACCATAATATTTCCTGTCGCTGAGCCAGTATTTCGTAAAGATACAGCTATCATGGCGGCATGACGGTAGCCCTGGACACGGGACCCGATCAGGTCCATGAGGTGCTGGCGCGCAGCATGCTGGTCGACGGTTTTGACTTCGTGCTCGATCTGAACCGCTCAGCCGGCTCCTATCTGGTCGATGCCCGAACGGGCCGGCGCTACCTCGACATGTTCACGTTCTTCGCCTCGTCGGCGCTGGGCATGAACCATCCGGCGATTGCCGACGACGACGAGTTCCGTGCCGAACTCACCGAGGCCGCCCTGAACAAGCCCAGCAACTCCGACGTGTACTCGGTGGCGATGGCCCGCTTCGTGGAAACCTTTGCCCGTGTCCTGGGCGACCCGGCGCTGCCGCACCTGTTCTTCGTCGACGGCGGCGCACTGGCCGTGGAGAACGCACTCAAGGTTGCCTTCGACTGGAAGAGTCGCCACAACGAGGCCCACGGCATTGATCCCGCGCTGGGCACTCGGGTGCTGCATCTGCGCGGCGCATTTCACGGCCGCAGCGGCTACACCCTGTCGCTGACCAACACCAATCCGGTCGCCGTGTCGCGCTTCCCGAAATTCGACTGGCCGCGCATCGACGCGCCGTACTCGCGGCCCGGTGTCAACATGGACGCGCTGGAAGCCGAGTCGGTTGGGCAGGCCCGCGCGGCGTTCGAGGCGTACCCGCACGACATCGCGTGCTTTATCGCCGAACCCATCCAGGGGGAAGGCGGCGACCGGCACTTCCGGCCGCAGTTCTTCGCCACCATGCGCCGACTCTGCGACGAATACGATGCCCTGCTGATCTTCGACGAGGTGCAAACGGGCTGCGGTTCGACCGGAACTCCCTGGGCCTACCAGCAATTGGGGATCGAACCCGACGCGGTGGCGTTCGGCAAAAAGACACAGGTGTGCGGAGTGATGGCGGGTCGCCGGGTTGACGAGGTCGCCGACAACGTGTTCGCGGTCGCCTCGCGTCTCAACTCGACGTGGGGCGGCAATCTCGCCGACATGGTGCGCGCCCGTCGCACCCTGGAGGTGATCGAAGCAGAGGGGCTGTTCGAGCGCGCGGCCGAACAAGGTGCCTACATGCGCGCCCGGCTCGACGAACTCGCCGACGAGTTCCCCGGAGTGGTTCTCGACCCGCGCGGGCGCGGCCTGATGTGTGCATTCAGCCTGCCCACCACCGCCGACCGTGATGAGTTGATCCGTCAGGTATGGCAGCGGGGGGTCATAGTGCTGCCCACCGGAAAGGACGGTGTGCGATTCCGTCCCGCGCTGACCGTTTCGCGCGCCGAGATCGACGCGGCAATGGCCGGGGTGCGGGGTGCGCTGATGGCTGTGAGCTAGGCCGCAGGTGTTTGCCTTGGTGTGACGCCGGGTATTGCACCGAAATGGCCTCGGAGATTGGTGAGTGACGCAGGATAGAGGTGCTCCGATGCAGAAGGCGGATGAGCGATTACGCGGTGATGATCGTCTGGGGCAGGAAGACAGCGAGGTCCGCGCCGCCATCCGGTTTGCAGTCCTTGCCATGATCGCCGGTGTTGGCTTCGTGATCCTGGCCGCGTTGTGGGTCAGTACTTGTCCCGGAGCCAGCGTCGACACGGTGGCTTGTGGTCCACCCCAGCGGACCGTGCTGGCGTTGGGCGGGCCGCTGATCCTGTTGATTGCCGGGCTCTGGGCGTTTCTGCGGACCTACCGCGTGTGGCGCGATGGCGGCACTTGGTGGGGATGGCACGGTGCCGGCTGGTTCTTGTTGACGCTGATGATGCTGACGACGGCCATGGGCGTCGCCCCGATCGCCAGCCCGACCCTGTGACGCCGCAGCCGCCCCGGTAGGCCCGCTGGCAAATACTTGCCTCTGAACTCTCCACAACCGGTTCCACGAGTTCTACCGTTGGTTGTGATGCCTGATGTTGGCAGAAATCGCGGAATAGGACC is a genomic window containing:
- a CDS encoding aldehyde dehydrogenase family protein, whose product is MTDQLRAQVLKAFEAIGVAADLGEPGSEGLPASTPITGEVLCTVAPTTPEQADHTIAAAAQAFSQWRSTPAPVRGALVARLGELLTAHRDDLATLVTVEVGKITSEALGEVQEMIDVCQFAVGLSRQLYGRTIASERPGHQLLETWHPLGVVGVITAFNFPVAVWAWNAAIALVCGDAVVWKPSELTPLTALACQALLARAAADVGAPPAVSGLLLGERDLGERLVDDPRIGLVSATGSVRMGAQVGPRVARRFGRVLLELGGNNAAIVTPSADLELAARAIVFAAAGTAGQRCTSLRRLIVHRSVADDVTDRVVSAYRQLPIGDPSAPATLVGPLIHETAYRDMVGALEQARADGGEVFGGQRHQDGFSSAYPSAYYVAPAVVRMPSQTDIVATETFAPILYVLTYDDLDTAIALNNAVPQGLSSSMFTTDLREAQRFLDGSDCGIANVNIGTSGAEIGGAFGGEKQTGGGRESGSDAWKAYMRRATNTINYSNELPLAQGVKFG
- a CDS encoding Lrp/AsnC family transcriptional regulator, with the protein product MGETLDDIDRILLRELVADGRATLSELAASAGLSVSAVQSRVRRLESRGVVAGYSARINPEAVGHLLSAFVAITPLDPSQPDDAPARLEHIQEIESCQSVAGEESYILLVRVESARALEDLLQRIRTTANVQTRSTIILNTFYSDRQHIP
- the lat gene encoding L-lysine 6-transaminase, with product MTVALDTGPDQVHEVLARSMLVDGFDFVLDLNRSAGSYLVDARTGRRYLDMFTFFASSALGMNHPAIADDDEFRAELTEAALNKPSNSDVYSVAMARFVETFARVLGDPALPHLFFVDGGALAVENALKVAFDWKSRHNEAHGIDPALGTRVLHLRGAFHGRSGYTLSLTNTNPVAVSRFPKFDWPRIDAPYSRPGVNMDALEAESVGQARAAFEAYPHDIACFIAEPIQGEGGDRHFRPQFFATMRRLCDEYDALLIFDEVQTGCGSTGTPWAYQQLGIEPDAVAFGKKTQVCGVMAGRRVDEVADNVFAVASRLNSTWGGNLADMVRARRTLEVIEAEGLFERAAEQGAYMRARLDELADEFPGVVLDPRGRGLMCAFSLPTTADRDELIRQVWQRGVIVLPTGKDGVRFRPALTVSRAEIDAAMAGVRGALMAVS